Proteins encoded by one window of Lutibacter sp. A64:
- a CDS encoding response regulator transcription factor — protein sequence MENNKILLVEDDPNFGTVLKDYLLLNDYNVTLAKDGLEGLIMFKNDEYDLCILDVMMPRKDGFSLAKDIRATNSEVPIIFLTAKTMKEDVLKGYQAGADDYLNKPFDSEVLLYKIKAIMQRKETEQNTEEEVFEFKIGGFEFNSKLRHLSFKGEEPQKLSPKESKLLKMLAVHKNDLMPRELALTKIWRDDNYFTSRSMDVYIAKLRKYLKGDENVEILNIHGEGFRLIDKS from the coding sequence ATGGAGAATAACAAAATTTTATTAGTAGAAGATGATCCTAATTTTGGAACAGTTTTAAAAGATTATTTATTATTGAATGATTATAATGTAACCCTTGCTAAAGATGGTTTAGAAGGTTTAATTATGTTTAAAAATGATGAGTATGATTTATGTATCTTAGATGTAATGATGCCTAGAAAAGATGGGTTTTCGCTAGCAAAAGATATTAGAGCAACAAATTCTGAAGTGCCAATTATATTCTTAACTGCTAAAACAATGAAAGAAGATGTTTTAAAAGGTTATCAAGCTGGTGCAGATGATTATTTAAATAAACCATTCGATTCTGAAGTGTTATTGTATAAAATTAAAGCAATAATGCAACGTAAAGAAACCGAACAAAATACAGAAGAAGAGGTTTTCGAATTTAAAATTGGCGGATTTGAATTCAATTCAAAATTACGTCATTTATCTTTTAAAGGTGAAGAACCTCAAAAATTGTCGCCTAAAGAAAGTAAATTATTAAAAATGTTGGCTGTTCATAAAAATGATTTAATGCCAAGAGAATTAGCATTAACCAAAATTTGGAGAGACGATAATTATTTTACCTCAAGAAGTATGGATGTTTATATTGCTAAATTACGTAAGTATTTAAAAGGAGACGAAAATGTTGAAATTTTAAATATTCACGGAGAAGGTTTTAGATTAATAGACAAATCATAG
- the coaE gene encoding dephospho-CoA kinase (Dephospho-CoA kinase (CoaE) performs the final step in coenzyme A biosynthesis.), whose protein sequence is MKIIGLTGGIGSGKTTVLELFKELRCATYVADIEAKKLMSSNAKLISNIKQLLGDEAYINGDLNRNYIAKIVFNNKEKLTALNALVHPAVREDFKNFVKKSKSEIIIYEAAILFESGSDTLCNYIITVVTDINERIDRIIKRDSVTKQQVLERMQHQLNDEDKIEKADFVINNSNFFNTKTQVNTIYKILLKLS, encoded by the coding sequence ATGAAAATAATAGGTTTAACAGGCGGCATTGGAAGTGGTAAAACAACTGTTTTAGAATTGTTTAAAGAGTTGCGCTGTGCAACTTATGTTGCTGACATTGAAGCTAAGAAATTAATGAGCAGTAACGCTAAATTAATAAGTAATATAAAACAACTGTTAGGAGATGAAGCTTATATAAATGGAGATTTAAATAGAAATTATATTGCTAAAATTGTTTTCAATAATAAAGAAAAGTTAACTGCTTTAAATGCACTTGTGCATCCTGCAGTACGAGAAGATTTTAAGAATTTTGTTAAAAAATCAAAATCGGAAATTATAATTTACGAAGCTGCTATTCTATTTGAAAGTGGTAGTGACACATTATGCAATTATATAATTACAGTGGTAACAGATATTAACGAAAGAATAGACCGAATAATAAAAAGAGACAGTGTAACAAAACAACAAGTTTTAGAAAGAATGCAACATCAATTAAATGATGAAGATAAAATTGAAAAAGCCGATTTTGTAATTAATAATTCTAATTTTTTTAATACAAAAACTCAAGTTAATACTATTTATAAAATTTTATTGAAGCTTTCTTGA
- a CDS encoding sensor histidine kinase has product MRKRVFVLIIVLMSIALIGIISVQVFWIKNTVQITEQQFTSNVRFALAKVSEDIKEHEFNEFYIDITERFKDEGRKLKYSDVKNYIYEKLDTVNNERFTFSQSIIEENYKVPSEFFENDSIDFKEIFSREEIVIVKDQNFDNQGDNVSSPEERYVKIGRFDGAEKSQLERIFDVSRSKLPVHKRVSNREITYRLDRELKSKGIDTDFKYGIYSNGLATQVKSGYFRKEAGKSYMVPMFADADGNSNFQLFVTFPEKKDFIISSIFKILVLSAFFILIIILAFVTALYQLVKQKQISEIKTDFINNMTHEFKTPIATINLALDAIRNPKIISDEDKVRRYVKMIRDENKRMHAQVENVLRISKLEKNQLDVSKEAVDMHDIIEEAITHVELMIKDKGGYVKTDLRAHSTEILGNQFHLTSIIVNMFDNAIKYSENAPKIDISTENTAKNLIIKIKDQGIGMNKNVQKHIFKKFYREETGNIHNVKGHGLGLSYVKKIVEIHQGDIFVESEKGVGSTFTMKLPLI; this is encoded by the coding sequence ATGAGAAAAAGAGTATTTGTACTTATCATAGTATTAATGAGCATTGCCTTAATTGGTATTATCTCAGTTCAAGTATTTTGGATTAAAAATACCGTGCAAATTACCGAACAACAATTTACTTCTAATGTGCGTTTTGCCTTAGCAAAAGTATCAGAAGACATTAAAGAACATGAATTTAACGAGTTTTACATAGATATTACAGAACGTTTTAAAGACGAAGGAAGAAAACTTAAATATTCAGATGTTAAAAATTATATTTATGAGAAATTAGATACTGTAAATAATGAGCGTTTTACATTTTCACAAAGTATAATTGAAGAAAATTATAAAGTGCCATCAGAATTCTTTGAAAATGATTCTATAGATTTTAAAGAAATTTTTAGCAGAGAAGAAATTGTAATTGTAAAAGATCAAAATTTTGACAATCAGGGCGATAATGTAAGTTCACCAGAAGAGCGTTATGTTAAAATTGGTAGATTTGATGGAGCAGAAAAATCGCAGTTAGAACGTATTTTTGATGTTTCACGTAGCAAATTACCGGTGCATAAAAGAGTTAGTAATAGAGAAATTACCTATCGTTTAGATAGAGAATTAAAAAGTAAAGGAATTGATACAGATTTTAAATACGGAATTTATAGCAATGGACTTGCAACTCAAGTAAAATCTGGCTATTTTAGAAAAGAAGCAGGTAAAAGTTATATGGTACCCATGTTTGCTGATGCTGATGGAAATAGTAATTTTCAACTATTTGTAACTTTTCCAGAAAAAAAAGATTTTATAATTTCATCTATATTTAAAATTTTAGTTTTATCAGCTTTTTTTATTCTTATTATTATTTTGGCTTTTGTTACAGCTTTATACCAATTGGTAAAGCAAAAACAAATTTCAGAAATTAAGACAGATTTTATTAATAATATGACACACGAGTTTAAAACACCTATTGCCACTATAAATTTAGCTTTAGATGCCATTAGAAACCCGAAAATAATTTCTGATGAAGACAAAGTAAGACGCTATGTTAAAATGATTAGAGATGAGAATAAAAGAATGCATGCGCAAGTAGAAAACGTGCTAAGAATCTCTAAATTAGAAAAAAATCAACTAGATGTAAGTAAGGAAGCAGTTGATATGCACGACATAATAGAGGAGGCAATAACGCACGTAGAATTAATGATAAAAGATAAAGGAGGTTATGTAAAAACAGATTTAAGAGCACATTCAACAGAGATTTTAGGGAATCAATTCCATTTAACAAGTATTATTGTAAATATGTTTGATAATGCTATAAAATATTCTGAAAATGCTCCCAAAATAGATATATCAACAGAAAATACTGCGAAAAACTTAATTATTAAAATTAAAGATCAAGGTATTGGAATGAATAAAAACGTTCAAAAACATATATTTAAAAAGTTTTATAGAGAAGAAACAGGAAACATTCACAATGTAAAAGGACACGGTTTAGGACTTTCATATGTGAAAAAAATAGTAGAAATTCATCAAGGAGATATTTTTGTAGAAAGTGAAAAAGGTGTTGGAAGTACTTTTACAATGAAATTGCCTTTGATTTAA
- a CDS encoding L-threonylcarbamoyladenylate synthase encodes MAELIRIYSENPNERELDKVVNVLKNGGLIIYPTDTVYGLGCDITNKKAMEKVAKIKGVKLEKANFSFICYDLSNLSDYVKQIDTQTYKILKRYLPGPYTFVLPSNNGLPKAFKNRKTIGIRIPDNSIIRALVKKLGNPIVSTSIYDEDDLLEYTTDPELIYEKWKDKVDMVIDGGYGDNQASTVIDLSNDEIEIIREGKGSIEDFN; translated from the coding sequence ATGGCTGAGTTGATTAGAATTTATAGTGAAAATCCAAATGAACGTGAACTAGATAAAGTTGTAAACGTTTTAAAAAATGGTGGTTTAATTATTTATCCAACCGATACTGTTTACGGTTTAGGGTGCGATATTACCAATAAGAAAGCTATGGAAAAAGTAGCTAAAATTAAAGGTGTAAAATTAGAAAAAGCTAACTTCTCTTTTATCTGTTACGATCTAAGTAACTTATCAGATTATGTGAAACAGATTGATACACAGACTTATAAAATTTTAAAAAGATATTTACCAGGACCTTATACATTTGTATTACCAAGTAATAACGGACTTCCAAAAGCTTTTAAAAATAGAAAAACAATAGGAATTCGTATTCCAGATAATAGTATTATAAGAGCATTGGTTAAAAAATTGGGAAATCCAATAGTTTCTACTTCTATTTACGATGAAGATGATTTGTTAGAATATACAACAGATCCTGAATTAATTTATGAAAAATGGAAAGATAAAGTAGATATGGTAATTGATGGTGGTTATGGAGATAATCAAGCTTCTACAGTTATCGATTTATCAAATGATGAAATAGAAATTATTAGAGAAGGAAAAGGTAGTATTGAAGATTTTAATTAG